A stretch of Sulfurimonas xiamenensis DNA encodes these proteins:
- a CDS encoding ATP-binding protein: MESILLEDNPHWRDKSVYDDFIPRDILPKAISFLETKQIIALIGARRVGKSTIAKLMIKELLKTVKAKNIFFINLEKPEFIPYKNDAAYLSKIYDEYLKLADPNKEEKIYFFIDEIQIFENWEVFVKAKYENSNIKFIITGSNSSLLTSNYATTLTGRVLKLQVHSFSFLEFLRFKKIPCSTKIEQIAHKIDIARAKDEYLKWGGYYNVIATDDELIKKEILKNIAEDIILKDIVPRYKIKNSGAIKDLFYYVVSNATTLLNYATLAKKINIDAKSIKEYIEYFEDNFLVYTISNYHTKVTQQIKSAKKLYLNDNGFLNLGVTRSANSGTRFENMIFTILAQKHGNITYLRDTAEIDFFVEYEGYFQVSYDIQDEKTKQRELQSFGYFNKEGRYKNLLITYDIDENIGDVEVVSFENFVFKNLL, encoded by the coding sequence ATGGAATCAATTCTTTTAGAAGACAACCCTCACTGGAGAGACAAAAGTGTCTATGATGACTTTATCCCAAGAGATATTTTGCCAAAAGCTATCTCTTTTCTTGAGACTAAGCAGATTATAGCGCTGATTGGAGCAAGAAGGGTTGGCAAAAGTACCATTGCAAAGCTTATGATAAAAGAGCTTTTAAAAACGGTTAAAGCTAAAAACATCTTTTTTATTAATCTTGAAAAACCTGAATTTATTCCCTACAAAAACGATGCGGCTTACCTAAGCAAAATTTACGATGAGTATCTCAAGCTTGCCGACCCGAACAAAGAGGAAAAAATCTATTTTTTTATCGACGAGATACAGATCTTTGAGAATTGGGAAGTATTTGTAAAAGCAAAATATGAAAATAGCAATATAAAATTTATCATCACAGGCTCAAACTCATCGCTTCTTACCTCAAACTATGCCACAACTCTTACGGGCAGAGTGCTAAAGCTTCAAGTACATAGTTTTAGTTTTTTAGAGTTTTTAAGATTCAAAAAGATTCCCTGCAGTACAAAAATAGAACAAATAGCCCATAAAATAGATATAGCAAGAGCAAAAGATGAGTACCTTAAATGGGGTGGCTACTATAATGTTATTGCAACGGATGATGAGCTGATAAAAAAAGAGATTTTGAAAAATATCGCAGAAGATATTATCTTAAAAGATATAGTTCCAAGGTACAAGATAAAAAACTCCGGTGCCATAAAAGACCTTTTTTATTATGTTGTCTCAAATGCAACAACACTTTTAAATTATGCAACATTGGCTAAAAAAATAAATATAGATGCAAAAAGCATCAAAGAGTATATTGAGTATTTTGAAGATAATTTTTTAGTCTATACTATCTCAAACTATCATACAAAAGTTACTCAGCAGATAAAATCCGCTAAAAAACTCTATCTAAATGACAACGGATTTTTAAACCTAGGGGTAACAAGAAGCGCCAATAGCGGCACAAGATTTGAAAATATGATTTTTACGATTTTAGCCCAAAAACATGGAAATATTACCTATTTAAGAGATACGGCAGAGATAGATTTTTTTGTGGAGTATGAGGGTTACTTTCAAGTCTCTTATGACATCCAAGATGAAAAAACCAAACAAAGAGAACTTCAAAGTTTTGGGTATTTTAACAAAGAGGGCAGATATAAAAACCTGCTTATCACTTACGATATAGATGAAAATATAGGAGATGTAGAGGTAGTAAGCTTTGAAAATTTTGTTTTTAAAAATCTACTCTAG
- a CDS encoding SUV3 C-terminal domain-containing protein: MAKKNKKNSKINQKIRKYFDDDPFDVGVERVSAHTLSEMFATLGIYDIDQSKDMLTKMARMLWSEADSGFRSDILRFFASDGRVYKSTTPKEPNIDREDKIETLIGELDVTHEEAALLHEAFADVRSKKITIEKMESKLRHIRYNLKKERIERKVDGVFDIDDSLEFNASFHYVLYGQSFHKILTLNTKVYEYEYLQDCDEAQLVEEILEEKERVIAKKQQEIEIFIKNLADPHPYLTQKEIAGALRATPPKTKVSYPLLKEGILSSIIAGELGDVEIELHDEELLVRMKENLKLPYAEISQEYILELHVELNSLLENIWEANELDFSGAVNESKREHEEQFLSDLQTLAEECGTYATLLHLSKEALYTKVYEVLLELLPASLVISPKITRKCVRRFVHNIHDEILKKQRYELLARTIRDFKNLFPTARDMRRKLTLHIGPTNSGKTYQAMQKLKSADTGYYLAPLRLLALEGYEDLIESGIEASLITGEEQIVSEEATHISSTIEMINFDVDVDVCVIDEVQMLDDRDRGWAWANAIIGAPAKEIIMTGSPNVKEAVVALAKYLGEELEIIEFERKNPLTLLDVSTHEKDVQNGTAIIAFSRRDVLKLKQNFSKYFSVSVVYGNLSPEVRREEARRFRAGETQILIATDAIAMGLNLPIKTILFSKAQKFDGVNDRNLLPCEIHQISGRAGRYGLHENGYVGALSGDVLNIIKKNFYKEAKSITIPFKVMANLEHIKLVGSILEENSLHEILKFFAKNMEFDGPFIATNLDDMLEVSVLVDQYDLDIAAKYHLACAPLTLKSPYIVAAYESYLGALEKKMPISYTPPPLQGSCAQTADELLRAEDMVKEISLYLWLSYRFGDYFVDVNKARATRGVLNKFIENSLQQNQLATKCRMCGAPLPLNSTYGICQACFKKNYAGRGVSSRGYRKR; the protein is encoded by the coding sequence ATGGCAAAGAAAAATAAGAAAAATTCAAAAATAAACCAAAAAATTAGAAAATATTTTGATGACGACCCGTTTGATGTCGGTGTGGAGAGAGTAAGCGCTCATACGCTAAGCGAGATGTTTGCTACACTGGGTATATATGATATTGACCAGAGTAAAGATATGTTGACAAAAATGGCAAGGATGCTGTGGAGTGAAGCAGATAGCGGTTTTCGCTCAGATATACTCCGTTTTTTTGCAAGTGATGGCAGAGTATATAAATCTACAACACCAAAAGAGCCAAATATAGACAGAGAAGATAAGATAGAAACGCTTATAGGCGAACTTGATGTAACACATGAAGAAGCAGCACTTTTGCATGAAGCATTTGCAGATGTGAGAAGCAAAAAAATAACCATAGAGAAGATGGAGTCAAAACTCCGCCACATCAGGTACAACCTCAAAAAAGAGAGGATAGAGAGAAAAGTCGACGGGGTTTTTGATATTGACGACTCTTTGGAGTTTAATGCTTCGTTTCACTATGTTTTGTATGGGCAGAGCTTTCATAAGATACTTACGCTTAACACAAAAGTCTACGAGTATGAGTACCTCCAAGATTGTGATGAAGCGCAGCTGGTAGAAGAGATTTTAGAAGAAAAAGAGCGCGTAATTGCTAAAAAGCAGCAAGAGATAGAAATTTTTATAAAAAATCTGGCAGATCCCCATCCATACTTAACACAAAAAGAGATCGCAGGTGCACTTCGCGCAACGCCGCCCAAAACAAAAGTCTCCTATCCGCTTTTAAAAGAGGGAATTTTATCTAGCATTATCGCCGGTGAACTCGGAGATGTGGAGATAGAGCTTCATGACGAAGAGCTTTTGGTAAGAATGAAGGAGAACCTGAAACTTCCTTATGCCGAGATTTCTCAAGAGTATATTTTAGAACTTCATGTTGAACTAAATTCACTGCTAGAAAATATTTGGGAGGCAAACGAGCTTGATTTTAGCGGGGCTGTAAATGAGTCAAAAAGAGAGCATGAAGAGCAATTTTTAAGCGATTTGCAAACACTTGCAGAGGAGTGCGGCACATATGCAACTCTGCTTCATCTCAGCAAAGAAGCTCTTTATACCAAAGTCTATGAAGTGCTTTTAGAACTTCTGCCGGCATCTCTTGTTATTTCACCAAAAATTACAAGAAAATGTGTGCGAAGATTTGTTCATAATATACATGATGAAATACTTAAAAAGCAGAGATATGAACTACTTGCAAGAACCATAAGAGATTTTAAAAACCTTTTCCCGACGGCACGCGATATGAGAAGAAAACTCACTCTTCACATAGGACCGACAAACAGTGGAAAGACATATCAGGCGATGCAAAAGTTAAAGAGTGCAGATACCGGCTATTACCTCGCACCGCTTAGACTTTTGGCGCTGGAGGGTTATGAGGATTTAATAGAGAGCGGGATTGAAGCCTCTTTGATAACCGGTGAAGAGCAGATAGTAAGCGAGGAGGCAACTCATATAAGTTCAACCATCGAGATGATAAATTTTGATGTAGATGTTGATGTATGCGTAATCGATGAGGTGCAGATGTTAGATGATCGTGATCGTGGCTGGGCATGGGCCAATGCCATCATAGGCGCACCCGCAAAAGAGATCATTATGACAGGTTCACCAAATGTAAAAGAGGCAGTTGTCGCACTTGCAAAGTATCTGGGTGAAGAGCTTGAAATCATAGAGTTTGAGAGAAAAAATCCGCTTACTCTTTTAGATGTGTCGACTCATGAAAAAGATGTTCAAAATGGTACGGCTATTATAGCTTTTAGTCGAAGAGATGTACTTAAGCTTAAACAAAATTTTTCCAAATATTTCAGCGTGAGCGTCGTTTACGGCAATCTATCTCCAGAGGTAAGGCGTGAAGAGGCAAGAAGATTTAGAGCCGGAGAAACACAGATTTTGATTGCAACGGACGCCATTGCCATGGGACTGAATCTGCCAATAAAGACTATTCTTTTCTCAAAAGCACAGAAGTTTGACGGGGTAAACGACAGAAACCTGCTTCCATGTGAGATACATCAGATTTCCGGCCGTGCTGGAAGATACGGTCTGCATGAAAACGGCTATGTCGGAGCTTTAAGCGGCGATGTTTTAAATATTATCAAAAAGAACTTTTACAAAGAAGCAAAATCTATAACTATACCATTTAAAGTGATGGCAAATCTTGAGCATATCAAGCTTGTAGGAAGCATTTTAGAAGAGAATTCGCTTCATGAGATACTAAAGTTTTTTGCAAAAAATATGGAGTTTGACGGACCTTTTATCGCCACAAATCTGGATGATATGCTGGAGGTCTCTGTTTTAGTAGATCAGTACGATCTGGATATCGCTGCAAAATACCATCTTGCTTGCGCACCGCTTACTCTCAAATCTCCATATATCGTCGCGGCTTACGAGAGCTATCTCGGTGCACTTGAGAAGAAGATGCCGATTTCATATACTCCGCCGCCGCTTCAAGGAAGTTGTGCACAGACTGCCGATGAACTTTTGCGCGCAGAAGATATGGTAAAAGAGATATCGCTCTATCTTTGGCTTAGCTATAGATTTGGCGACTACTTTGTAGATGTAAACAAAGCACGAGCGACAAGAGGAGTCTTAAACAAGTTTATAGAAAACTCGCTTCAACAAAATCAACTCGCTACAAAATGCAGAATGTGCGGCGCCCCGCTGCCTCTAAATTCCACATACGGCATATGTCAGGCATGTTTTAAGAAGAATTACGCAGGACGAGGAGTAAGCAGCAGAGGGTATAGAAAAAGATAG